From a region of the Candidatus Caccoplasma merdavium genome:
- the rpoN gene encoding RNA polymerase factor sigma-54, which yields MLKQEQKLQQRQTLSPQQIQAIRLLELPEIELEEQIKQELIDNPALDEGDAHASAEEENDITPEEDASGNESAEDLLMGDYNNNDEVPSYIDREIPGENAPREEIPVSGGTTFHDYLLEQLHLRELSEADKQIAEYIIGNIDDNGYLQRTLPAISDDLMFQVGLDVPIGKLSELLQVIQDFDPAGVGATDLQECLKLQLERRRGTAATQLAYEIIDKAFEAFSKRHYEKIQRQFDISEEELKAAVQEISQLNPKPGSSWNDSFTESMTHISPDFLVEENDGELSLSLNNSNIPTLRISRNYNEMLSDYTGNRANQTREKRDTLLFIKQKIDAAQSFINAIEQRQQTLLATMQAILDRQRDFFLTGDESRLRPMILRDIAEETGYDISTISRATSNKYVQTPYGVYPLKYFFSESMQSESGEEFSSREIKKILQESIDNEDKRAPLTDDKLCELLKEKGYAIARRTVAKYREQLGVPVARLRKLI from the coding sequence ATGCTCAAACAAGAACAGAAACTTCAACAACGCCAGACTTTGTCTCCGCAACAAATACAGGCCATACGTCTCCTCGAATTGCCCGAGATAGAGTTGGAAGAGCAAATCAAGCAGGAACTCATCGACAATCCCGCCCTCGATGAGGGCGATGCACATGCCTCGGCCGAGGAAGAAAACGACATAACGCCCGAAGAGGACGCCTCGGGCAACGAAAGTGCCGAAGACCTGCTCATGGGCGACTACAACAACAACGACGAAGTACCTTCTTACATCGACCGTGAGATTCCCGGCGAAAATGCGCCCCGCGAAGAGATTCCCGTCTCGGGGGGCACCACGTTCCACGACTACCTGCTCGAACAGCTGCACCTGCGGGAATTGTCCGAAGCCGACAAGCAGATTGCCGAATACATCATCGGAAACATCGACGACAACGGTTACTTGCAGCGTACCCTGCCGGCCATATCGGACGACCTGATGTTCCAAGTGGGACTCGACGTGCCGATCGGGAAACTGAGCGAATTGTTGCAAGTCATTCAAGACTTCGACCCGGCAGGCGTGGGAGCCACCGACCTGCAAGAGTGCCTGAAACTCCAACTCGAACGCCGCCGGGGCACGGCCGCCACACAACTGGCCTATGAGATAATAGACAAGGCTTTCGAGGCATTCAGCAAACGCCACTATGAAAAGATACAACGGCAGTTCGACATATCCGAAGAAGAACTCAAAGCCGCCGTGCAGGAAATTTCACAACTCAACCCCAAACCGGGAAGCAGCTGGAACGACAGTTTTACCGAGAGCATGACCCACATCAGCCCCGATTTCCTCGTCGAGGAAAACGATGGCGAGCTCTCCCTGTCGCTCAACAACAGCAACATACCCACCTTGCGCATCAGTCGCAACTACAACGAGATGCTGAGCGACTACACGGGAAACAGGGCCAACCAGACCCGCGAGAAACGGGACACCCTGCTCTTTATCAAACAGAAAATCGACGCCGCCCAGTCGTTTATCAACGCCATCGAGCAACGGCAACAGACCCTCCTGGCCACCATGCAAGCCATACTCGACCGGCAACGCGACTTCTTCCTCACAGGCGACGAAAGCCGCCTGCGCCCCATGATTCTGCGCGACATTGCCGAAGAGACCGGCTATGACATATCGACCATCTCCCGCGCCACGAGCAACAAATATGTGCAAACGCCCTATGGGGTGTATCCGCTGAAATATTTCTTTTCGGAATCGATGCAAAGCGAGTCGGGCGAGGAGTTCTCGTCGCGCGAAATCAAAAAAATCTTGCAAGAAAGCATCGACAACGAAGACAAACGCGCACCGCTCACCGACGACAAGTTGTGCGAACTGCTGAAAGAGAAAGGCTACGCCATCGCCCGGCGCACCGTGGCCAAGTACCGAGAGCAACTGGGGGTTCCGGTTGCCCGCCTGCGAAAACTCATTTAA
- the purE gene encoding 5-(carboxyamino)imidazole ribonucleotide mutase: MNPIVSIIMGSTSDLPIMEKAAQLLNDFEIPFEMNALSAHRTPEEVETFAKNAEARGIKVIIAAAGMAAHLPGVIAASTPLPVIGVPINSSLDGMDALLAIVQMPPGIPVATVGINAALNAAILAVQMLSLGDEKIAGKLKNYKKGLAKKIVDANEKLAQVKYPFKTN; this comes from the coding sequence ATGAATCCGATTGTAAGCATTATCATGGGCAGCACCTCCGACCTGCCCATCATGGAAAAAGCCGCACAACTGCTGAACGACTTCGAAATACCATTCGAGATGAACGCATTGTCGGCACACCGCACCCCCGAAGAGGTTGAGACATTTGCCAAGAATGCCGAAGCCCGCGGCATCAAAGTCATCATCGCCGCCGCCGGCATGGCCGCGCACCTGCCCGGCGTCATCGCCGCATCGACCCCGCTGCCGGTCATCGGCGTACCCATCAACTCGTCGCTCGACGGCATGGACGCCCTGCTCGCCATCGTGCAGATGCCCCCGGGCATTCCCGTGGCAACGGTAGGCATCAACGCCGCTCTCAACGCCGCCATACTGGCCGTGCAGATGCTCTCGCTCGGCGACGAGAAAATCGCCGGCAAACTGAAAAACTACAAGAAAGGACTGGCCAAGAAAATCGTCGATGCCAACGAAAAACTGGCTCAGGTAAAATATCCTTTCAAAACCAACTAA
- a CDS encoding HAD family phosphatase produces the protein MRNDIDAVFTDFGGVLLRLDFNRCFEAFRQLGATMAPEEVLFRSPAFIEAMHRLETGEMSGDTFFATLRELLHLSAPNEAIQSAWNTIIGDIPRYKINVIREIRRHYRLYMVSNTNAPHFDYTREVLFREEGLTVDDYFDKLYLSHELHALKPNADFYDKVLKDSGENPSRSLFLDDLAANIQGAQRAGFQTCLIDPEENLRKKIDELLA, from the coding sequence ATGCGCAACGACATCGACGCCGTGTTCACCGATTTCGGAGGAGTCCTTCTTCGTCTCGATTTCAACCGGTGCTTTGAAGCATTCAGGCAACTGGGCGCTACAATGGCACCCGAAGAGGTACTGTTCCGCTCCCCCGCATTTATCGAGGCCATGCACCGCCTCGAAACCGGAGAAATGAGTGGTGACACATTTTTCGCCACCTTACGCGAATTATTGCATCTCTCCGCCCCGAACGAGGCCATACAATCGGCTTGGAACACAATCATCGGAGACATACCTCGCTACAAAATCAATGTCATACGCGAAATACGCCGCCACTACCGCCTCTACATGGTGAGCAACACCAATGCACCGCACTTCGACTACACACGGGAGGTGCTTTTCAGAGAAGAGGGGCTGACGGTCGATGACTATTTCGACAAGCTCTACCTCTCGCACGAATTACATGCATTGAAGCCCAACGCCGACTTCTACGACAAAGTACTGAAAGACAGCGGAGAGAATCCATCGCGAAGCCTGTTCCTCGACGACCTCGCCGCCAACATTCAAGGAGCACAACGAGCCGGATTCCAAACCTGCCTCATCGACCCCGAGGAGAATCTACGGAAAAAGATAGATGAATTATTGGCGTAA
- a CDS encoding 4-hydroxy-3-methylbut-2-en-1-yl diphosphate synthase — MDLFNYHRRPTTEVHIGNTPLGGDNPIRIQSMTNTHTHETEASVEQCVRIIEAGADYVRLTAQGTREAESLAVIEEELHRRGYHTPLVADIHFNPHVADLAAGIVEKVRINPGNFVDSARTFKHIDYTDEEYAAELQRLRTRFVALLDICRAHHTAIRIGVNHGSLSDRIMSRYGDTPEGIVESCMEFLRVCREEKFDDVVISIKASNTVVMVKSVRLLLAALDKEEMHYPLHLGVTEAGEGEDGRIKSAVGIGTLLADGIGDTIRVSLSEAPEAEIPVARKLVDYITARAGHPHIEGSACPAHDFLCMERRETLAAGNIGGGKVPVTVADAKGSGEVSPDYVYSSREKQIIAGGDESFKAPLYTCGELSRLAASTAEVKFLQLSYPELNDAVWETLARTSGLVVVLTTRHINPVGECRAFFHALLNHACRVPVIVQLSYQETELENLQIKAAADFGALLLDGFADGIWLRNEGNIPAGKITACMYAILQAARQRTSKTEYISCPGCGRTMFDLTQTIARVKAATSHLKTLKIGIMGCIVNGPGEMADADYGYVGAGRNRISLYKGKVCIEKNIPEEEAVEHLIALIKTNGDWIDP, encoded by the coding sequence ATGGACCTTTTTAATTACCACCGCCGCCCCACCACCGAAGTTCACATCGGCAACACGCCCCTGGGGGGAGACAACCCCATACGCATACAGTCGATGACCAACACGCACACCCACGAAACCGAAGCCAGTGTCGAACAATGCGTGCGCATCATCGAGGCCGGAGCCGACTATGTGAGACTCACGGCACAGGGTACCCGCGAGGCCGAGAGCCTGGCCGTCATCGAAGAGGAGCTGCACCGCCGGGGCTACCACACCCCGCTGGTGGCCGACATACACTTCAATCCCCATGTGGCCGACCTGGCCGCCGGTATCGTGGAGAAGGTGCGCATCAACCCCGGGAATTTCGTCGACAGTGCCCGCACCTTCAAGCACATCGACTACACCGACGAGGAGTATGCCGCCGAGTTGCAGCGACTGCGCACACGGTTTGTCGCCCTGCTCGACATTTGCCGCGCACACCACACGGCCATACGCATCGGCGTCAACCACGGCTCATTGTCGGACCGCATCATGAGCCGCTACGGCGACACGCCCGAGGGCATCGTCGAGTCGTGCATGGAGTTCCTGCGCGTGTGCCGCGAAGAGAAGTTCGACGACGTGGTCATCTCCATCAAGGCTTCCAATACGGTGGTTATGGTAAAATCGGTGCGGCTGCTTCTGGCCGCACTGGACAAAGAAGAGATGCACTACCCCCTGCACTTGGGCGTGACCGAAGCCGGTGAGGGGGAAGACGGTCGCATAAAATCGGCCGTAGGCATCGGCACGCTCCTGGCCGACGGCATCGGCGACACCATACGGGTATCGCTGAGTGAAGCCCCGGAAGCAGAAATCCCCGTCGCCCGCAAACTGGTCGACTACATCACTGCCCGCGCCGGGCACCCGCACATCGAAGGCTCAGCCTGCCCCGCTCATGATTTCCTGTGCATGGAACGGCGAGAAACTCTCGCCGCAGGCAACATCGGAGGTGGGAAAGTGCCGGTCACCGTTGCCGATGCCAAAGGCAGCGGTGAAGTATCACCCGATTATGTATATTCATCTCGCGAGAAACAGATAATCGCCGGCGGCGACGAGTCGTTCAAGGCCCCGCTTTACACCTGTGGCGAATTGTCCCGGCTGGCAGCTTCGACAGCCGAGGTAAAATTCCTGCAACTCTCCTACCCCGAACTGAACGATGCGGTGTGGGAAACCCTTGCCCGCACAAGCGGTCTCGTCGTCGTGCTCACGACCCGGCACATCAACCCCGTAGGGGAATGCCGCGCATTCTTCCACGCCCTGCTCAACCACGCATGCCGCGTACCGGTCATCGTGCAACTCTCTTACCAGGAAACCGAACTCGAAAATCTGCAAATCAAAGCGGCGGCCGACTTCGGTGCCCTGCTGCTCGACGGTTTTGCCGACGGCATCTGGTTGCGCAACGAGGGGAATATCCCGGCCGGAAAAATCACCGCCTGCATGTATGCCATCTTGCAGGCTGCCCGCCAACGCACCAGCAAGACCGAGTACATCTCCTGTCCGGGTTGCGGACGCACGATGTTTGACCTGACGCAGACCATAGCCCGGGTAAAGGCGGCCACGTCGCACCTCAAAACGCTGAAAATAGGCATCATGGGGTGTATCGTAAACGGGCCGGGCGAAATGGCCGACGCCGACTACGGATATGTGGGAGCGGGCCGCAACCGCATCAGCCTCTACAAAGGGAAAGTGTGCATCGAAAAGAACATTCCCGAAGAAGAGGCGGTGGAACATCTCATCGCCCTTATCAAAACGAATGGTGACTGGATAGATCCGTAA